A stretch of the uncultured Desulfobacter sp. genome encodes the following:
- a CDS encoding DUF3842 family protein, translating into MKKVCVIDGQGGGIGSTVIKRIKERFEESVEVIALGTNAIATAQMLKARANKGASGTNAIVQTVKSADMIIGTVGIIMPHAMMGEVTPQMAEAVSCSQAKKVLLPLTQENIAIVGMVGSPLPQLVDELLDAYFPLT; encoded by the coding sequence ATGAAAAAAGTGTGTGTTATCGATGGTCAGGGTGGCGGTATCGGATCAACCGTAATTAAACGGATCAAGGAGCGGTTTGAGGAATCCGTTGAGGTGATTGCCCTTGGCACCAATGCCATTGCCACAGCCCAGATGCTTAAAGCCCGTGCCAATAAGGGCGCTTCCGGTACCAACGCCATTGTGCAGACAGTTAAAAGCGCTGATATGATAATCGGTACGGTGGGGATTATCATGCCCCATGCCATGATGGGAGAGGTGACCCCCCAGATGGCCGAAGCCGTATCATGTTCCCAGGCAAAAAAGGTCCTTTTACCTCTGACCCAGGAGAATATTGCCATTGTGGGGATGGTGGGCTCTCCCTTGCCTCAGCTGGTTGATGAATTATTGGATGCTTATTTTCCCCTAACATAA
- a CDS encoding gamma-glutamyl-gamma-aminobutyrate hydrolase family protein codes for MPVFVAISANTEQNKNGQTITSVPVVYSHCIQRVGGVPVILPPTGDEQMVALMLSRVSGLILPGGLDMDAHFFNQEMHPACRASDPELDTFQIALVTLAVELHMPILGICRGAQVANVALGGSLVQDIPSQLPESGIDHMQKVFSYGTDHDVRFDPGSRLYRLFGESIRINSRHHQSIDAPGKGIRITAWAPDGVVEGAEHESLPIDLVQWHPELLMQKSDGMLPLFDRFVRNCKKRLKS; via the coding sequence ATGCCGGTTTTTGTCGCCATTTCCGCCAATACGGAACAAAATAAAAACGGCCAGACTATCACCAGCGTCCCCGTGGTATACAGCCATTGTATTCAGCGGGTCGGGGGGGTGCCTGTTATCCTGCCGCCCACCGGAGATGAGCAGATGGTGGCCTTGATGCTGTCCCGTGTCAGTGGCTTGATTCTTCCTGGCGGTCTGGACATGGACGCCCATTTTTTTAATCAGGAAATGCACCCGGCATGCAGGGCAAGTGATCCGGAACTTGATACCTTTCAGATCGCTTTAGTGACTCTGGCAGTTGAACTGCACATGCCGATTCTGGGTATTTGCAGAGGGGCTCAGGTGGCAAATGTGGCGTTAGGCGGTTCCCTGGTCCAGGATATCCCAAGCCAACTGCCTGAATCCGGTATTGATCACATGCAGAAAGTATTTTCCTATGGTACAGATCATGATGTTCGCTTTGATCCGGGTTCCCGGCTGTACCGTCTGTTTGGTGAATCCATCCGCATCAACTCCCGGCACCACCAGTCAATTGATGCGCCGGGCAAGGGCATTCGAATCACGGCATGGGCCCCGGACGGAGTTGTGGAAGGCGCAGAACATGAATCTTTACCCATTGATCTTGTGCAGTGGCACCCTGAACTGCTTATGCAGAAAAGTGACGGCATGCTGCCCTTATTCGACCGGTTTGTTCGTAACTGCAAAAAAAGATTAAAATCGTAG
- a CDS encoding DUF309 domain-containing protein yields the protein MMKIRFDPFEDRTDRDVRNFLGSAFIDALHKGDPASVVQAISKLGQKTLPDPAQRYIKARYDKYSSVLTQIFADPLLGADIYAVASLLWDEALFFECHEWLEQNYRAAKGQEKKVLQAMIRTAGTFELLTYDRKKAAVSVAAKALSVLDSDFSQVPESFKIQPKMIRLKAVITNA from the coding sequence ATGATGAAAATACGATTCGACCCGTTTGAAGACCGGACAGACCGGGATGTTCGAAATTTTTTGGGAAGTGCATTTATTGACGCTTTGCATAAAGGCGATCCGGCATCTGTGGTCCAGGCGATTTCAAAGTTGGGTCAAAAGACATTGCCCGATCCGGCTCAACGTTACATCAAAGCGCGGTATGACAAATATTCCAGTGTTCTGACACAAATATTTGCAGATCCGCTTTTAGGTGCCGATATTTATGCCGTTGCCAGCCTGCTATGGGATGAAGCCCTTTTCTTTGAATGTCATGAATGGCTCGAACAAAACTACAGGGCTGCTAAGGGGCAGGAAAAAAAGGTTTTGCAGGCAATGATACGCACTGCCGGCACATTTGAATTACTGACTTATGACAGGAAAAAAGCGGCAGTCTCCGTTGCGGCAAAAGCCCTTTCCGTTCTGGACTCCGATTTTTCACAGGTACCTGAATCGTTCAAAATTCAGCCTAAAATGATCCGTTTAAAAGCCGTTATCACAAACGCATAG
- a CDS encoding cytochrome c3 family protein yields the protein MKRLFLIAVPWFAFAFVLTGGAFAKDTEATFELPTGTMTLQAPQDADYKATLSPVNFPHSVHFSYACQECHHNWDGKGAIKSCGTSGCHENFWVPKPGQADVSENGVKSLVGAYHQACRDCHRNEADQQKAAGSKSIATGPVVCAGCHPDPHSEVVNSDEALSIPLGIITIEAPEEVEAKKGSVGFPHGLHFQFACKECHHDWDGESEVEACSSCHNETEPSGSRNIKNEENVMYYLAAYHNVCITCHRDIDKKRRAAMAEGKIDKADLPKAAPVNCNGCHSES from the coding sequence ATGAAACGATTATTTCTCATTGCAGTACCTTGGTTTGCTTTTGCTTTTGTTTTAACGGGCGGTGCCTTTGCTAAAGACACTGAAGCCACATTTGAGCTACCCACCGGCACCATGACCTTACAGGCTCCTCAGGATGCCGACTATAAGGCCACGCTGTCTCCGGTTAATTTTCCCCATTCCGTTCATTTTTCTTATGCGTGTCAAGAGTGCCATCACAATTGGGACGGAAAAGGAGCCATAAAAAGTTGCGGGACAAGTGGTTGCCATGAAAATTTCTGGGTGCCGAAGCCGGGCCAGGCCGATGTGTCGGAAAACGGCGTAAAATCCTTGGTTGGTGCCTATCACCAGGCATGCCGTGACTGCCACAGAAATGAGGCTGACCAGCAAAAAGCCGCTGGTTCAAAGAGCATTGCCACAGGTCCTGTTGTCTGCGCCGGATGCCATCCTGATCCTCATTCCGAAGTTGTAAATAGTGATGAAGCCCTGTCAATACCCCTTGGTATCATCACTATAGAAGCTCCCGAAGAGGTTGAAGCCAAAAAGGGTTCTGTGGGATTTCCCCACGGACTTCATTTTCAGTTTGCGTGTAAAGAGTGTCACCATGATTGGGACGGTGAGAGCGAAGTTGAAGCATGTTCCTCATGCCACAATGAAACTGAACCCTCAGGATCCAGGAACATCAAAAACGAAGAAAACGTGATGTATTACCTGGCAGCCTACCATAATGTTTGCATAACCTGTCACCGGGATATCGACAAGAAACGCCGGGCAGCTATGGCTGAAGGTAAGATAGATAAAGCTGATCTTCCCAAGGCAGCCCCTGTGAATTGTAACGGTTGTCACAGCGAGTCTTAA
- the gtfA gene encoding sucrose phosphorylase: MTLKNKIQLITYPDSLGANLPELHYALRRHFPKAIYGVHLLPFYPSSSDRGFAPLTYDEVDPAFGTWEDIEKIGQDFDLIIDFMVNHISRQSIFFQDYVEKGADSEYADMFISFEKLSPDGWVKEEDLAKVYTRKPRPPYQVIERPDGTLEKIWCTFDYEQIDLDYNSPKTREVMRRFLIRLVRNRPKMIRLDAIAYTTVEMGTNCFFLEPQIWELLDWFNDYASAFDTQILPEVHEHYSYQLKLSQKGYWCYDFSLPMLVLHALFTHDSRQLKSWLKKCPRKQITTLDTHDGIGVVDVDQLLSPDEIQLTLDELYQKGSNVKKVYSGPEYYNLDVYQVNCTYYSALGCNDDAYIAARTIQFFTPGIPQVYYVGLLAGENDIELVEKTKFGRNINRHNFSLEEIKEHLKKEVVQRLLRLMEFRNTYPAFNGEFSLTKSRSDRLIMEWRHKQCHVTAEIDLKHYESNITYFDPVAGRDVNFSA, translated from the coding sequence ATGACGCTGAAAAACAAAATTCAACTGATAACCTACCCGGACAGCCTTGGTGCCAACCTACCTGAATTGCATTATGCCCTACGCAGACATTTTCCAAAGGCCATTTATGGCGTTCATTTGCTGCCATTTTATCCTTCTTCCTCGGACAGAGGGTTTGCCCCGCTAACCTATGATGAGGTAGATCCTGCATTCGGAACATGGGAGGACATCGAAAAAATAGGCCAGGATTTTGACCTGATCATTGATTTTATGGTGAACCATATTTCACGTCAAAGCATTTTTTTCCAGGATTATGTTGAAAAAGGAGCTGACAGCGAATATGCAGATATGTTTATATCCTTTGAAAAACTGTCTCCCGACGGCTGGGTTAAGGAAGAAGATCTTGCCAAGGTTTATACACGAAAACCCAGACCGCCCTACCAAGTCATTGAACGTCCGGACGGCACGCTTGAAAAAATATGGTGCACGTTTGATTATGAACAGATCGACTTGGACTACAATTCACCCAAAACCCGGGAGGTGATGCGCCGTTTCTTAATTCGGCTGGTCAGAAACCGGCCTAAGATGATCCGTCTGGACGCCATTGCCTACACCACCGTAGAGATGGGAACCAATTGCTTTTTTCTGGAACCCCAGATATGGGAGCTTTTAGACTGGTTCAATGACTATGCATCGGCTTTTGATACACAGATTCTTCCTGAAGTTCATGAACATTACTCCTATCAGCTCAAACTTTCCCAAAAAGGATATTGGTGCTACGATTTTTCTTTGCCCATGCTGGTACTTCATGCCCTATTCACCCATGACAGCCGCCAGTTGAAATCATGGCTTAAAAAATGTCCACGCAAACAGATCACCACCCTTGACACCCATGACGGCATTGGGGTTGTAGATGTAGACCAGCTTCTAAGCCCGGATGAAATCCAACTGACCCTTGATGAACTCTACCAAAAAGGCTCCAATGTAAAAAAAGTATATTCCGGCCCGGAGTACTACAACCTTGATGTTTACCAGGTCAATTGCACCTACTATTCCGCCCTGGGTTGCAATGATGATGCATATATAGCTGCCAGAACCATTCAGTTCTTTACCCCCGGCATTCCCCAGGTTTACTATGTCGGGCTTCTGGCGGGTGAGAATGACATTGAACTGGTGGAAAAAACTAAATTCGGTCGAAATATCAACCGTCACAATTTCAGCCTGGAAGAAATCAAAGAGCATCTTAAAAAGGAGGTGGTTCAAAGACTGTTAAGGTTGATGGAGTTTCGGAATACCTACCCTGCTTTTAACGGGGAATTCAGTCTCACAAAAAGCAGAAGTGACCGATTAATAATGGAGTGGAGACATAAACAATGCCATGTCACGGCAGAAATTGACCTTAAACATTACGAGTCAAATATAACCTATTTTGATCCTGTTGCGGGAAGAGATGTGAATTTCTCAGCATAA
- a CDS encoding FAD-dependent oxidoreductase, with translation MAKKIIIIGAVALGPKVASRLRRLDSDCEITMIDRDNLISYGGCGIPYYIGGDIGELEELYSTTAHHARDPEFFRTVKGVNVLTRVEAIGIDRRKKLLKVRHLDDGSESEMPYDKLVIGTGGTPFTPPIPGADLPGVYPVSNLHHAHTIKELISKGAVGSAVVIGAGAIGVEMAEALTDLWGVETTLVEMAPHILPVAIGPNIALIAEKELENNDVGVKIGAQVTKILGDAENGVTGVEVSGEVIECNLVIMAVGVRPNTGFAAEAGLAVGRGGSLIVDKNLRTTDPDIYAGGDCIEVRNLVSGDQLPMPLGSLANRQGRIIGTNIFGKNAQFDGTVGTFCIKIFGMGVATAGLTSHQAKMAGFDPVHSVVAQFDRAHFYPDSKFLFIQLIADRNTRKVLGVEAIGEQIDSVKSRVDAVVPLLHKGMNLDEVCTLEVGYAPPFASAMDVINNAGNTLDNILDGRNTPIDWPEFIEQFEKGEITVVDLRESVEAQPFIDKYGADRWIHLPQPELRERFNELPKDKELCLFCGTGARSFECQIILNQKGFTRVKNLQGGYAIIRVTDPDFIPPEG, from the coding sequence ATGGCAAAAAAAATCATTATTATCGGTGCGGTGGCCCTGGGCCCCAAAGTGGCCAGCCGCCTCAGACGGCTTGATTCCGATTGTGAAATCACTATGATAGATAGAGACAATTTGATCTCATATGGCGGATGCGGCATTCCTTATTATATTGGCGGGGACATCGGAGAACTCGAAGAGTTGTACTCCACAACGGCCCATCACGCCAGGGATCCGGAATTTTTCCGCACCGTCAAAGGCGTTAATGTCCTTACCCGGGTGGAAGCCATCGGCATTGACCGCAGAAAAAAACTGCTCAAAGTTCGTCACCTTGACGACGGTAGCGAATCTGAAATGCCCTATGACAAGCTGGTTATCGGTACAGGCGGCACGCCCTTTACTCCGCCTATTCCCGGTGCAGATTTACCGGGCGTATATCCGGTATCCAACCTTCACCATGCCCACACCATTAAAGAATTGATCAGTAAGGGCGCTGTGGGCAGTGCCGTGGTCATCGGCGCCGGTGCCATCGGTGTTGAAATGGCCGAAGCCCTGACCGATTTATGGGGCGTGGAAACCACCCTTGTGGAAATGGCCCCCCATATACTGCCGGTTGCCATCGGTCCCAATATCGCTCTTATTGCGGAAAAAGAGCTTGAAAACAACGATGTGGGAGTCAAAATAGGTGCCCAGGTCACCAAAATCCTTGGGGATGCTGAAAACGGCGTTACCGGCGTTGAAGTCAGCGGCGAAGTGATTGAATGTAATCTTGTAATCATGGCCGTAGGCGTTCGCCCCAACACAGGCTTTGCGGCAGAAGCCGGCCTGGCTGTGGGACGGGGCGGATCCTTGATCGTGGATAAAAATTTAAGGACGACCGACCCGGATATTTACGCAGGCGGTGACTGCATTGAGGTGCGCAATCTGGTATCCGGTGACCAACTACCCATGCCTTTGGGCTCCCTCGCCAACCGCCAGGGCCGGATCATCGGCACCAACATATTCGGCAAGAATGCCCAATTTGACGGCACTGTGGGCACCTTCTGCATCAAAATATTCGGCATGGGTGTGGCCACCGCAGGCCTGACCAGCCATCAGGCCAAGATGGCCGGGTTTGATCCGGTTCACTCTGTGGTCGCCCAGTTTGACCGGGCCCATTTCTATCCCGACTCAAAATTTCTGTTTATCCAGCTCATTGCCGATCGGAACACTCGCAAGGTATTGGGTGTGGAAGCCATCGGCGAACAGATTGATTCGGTTAAATCCAGGGTAGACGCTGTGGTACCGTTGCTGCATAAAGGCATGAATTTAGACGAAGTCTGTACCCTCGAGGTGGGCTACGCACCGCCGTTTGCATCTGCCATGGATGTAATCAACAATGCCGGCAATACGCTTGATAATATTCTTGACGGAAGAAATACCCCTATTGACTGGCCCGAATTTATTGAACAGTTCGAAAAAGGCGAAATCACGGTGGTGGATTTAAGAGAGAGTGTGGAAGCCCAGCCGTTTATCGACAAATACGGCGCAGACCGATGGATACACCTGCCCCAGCCTGAATTGCGCGAACGATTTAATGAACTGCCCAAAGATAAAGAACTCTGCCTTTTCTGCGGTACGGGCGCAAGATCTTTTGAATGCCAGATCATCCTGAACCAGAAGGGATTCACCCGTGTTAAAAATCTTCAGGGTGGATATGCCATCATCAGGGTCACTGATCCGGATTTCATTCCACCGGAAGGATAA
- a CDS encoding PfkB family carbohydrate kinase: MILVTGEILFDIFPGYKRMGGAPFNFAYHMQKLGFPVRFISSIGNDDLGDEILNFLDNNNFNPEDIQINDNHPTGNVKVDILDKGKHTFTIAKDAAYDYIDAAPIRRLLSKKKPDLIYFGTLIQRTQNNFEVLQDILKRKPTKTISFCDINLRPDCYSEHTINASLNAANILKLNTNELEVLTSVSDAKVSHEVSARQLMKTHCLETIILTMGEKGSRWFTIDSDHFMGPPAASIDIADTVGAGDAYAAMSAAGILKNKHIKQIIPLAAEFASYVCSIQGALIQDLEVYQKFKRKLER, translated from the coding sequence ATGATCCTTGTCACTGGTGAAATTTTGTTTGATATTTTTCCTGGTTATAAACGCATGGGTGGCGCCCCCTTTAATTTTGCCTACCACATGCAAAAACTTGGGTTTCCGGTAAGATTCATTTCAAGCATCGGAAATGACGACCTGGGTGATGAAATTCTCAATTTTTTAGATAACAACAATTTCAATCCTGAGGATATCCAGATAAATGACAATCACCCCACCGGTAATGTAAAAGTGGATATTCTCGACAAAGGAAAACATACATTTACAATTGCAAAGGATGCAGCATACGATTACATTGATGCTGCACCCATCCGGCGGTTACTATCCAAAAAAAAACCGGATTTAATCTATTTTGGCACCTTAATCCAGCGCACCCAAAATAATTTTGAAGTGCTTCAAGACATTTTAAAACGAAAACCAACAAAGACCATATCTTTTTGCGACATTAATCTAAGACCCGATTGTTATAGTGAGCATACGATCAATGCGTCTTTGAATGCTGCAAATATCCTGAAACTCAATACCAATGAACTTGAAGTGCTAACGTCCGTATCAGATGCCAAGGTTTCCCATGAGGTGTCCGCCAGGCAATTAATGAAAACCCATTGTCTTGAGACCATCATCCTCACCATGGGGGAAAAAGGAAGTCGTTGGTTTACTATAGATTCGGACCACTTTATGGGACCACCGGCGGCGTCTATAGATATCGCTGATACCGTTGGTGCAGGGGATGCATATGCGGCGATGTCTGCAGCCGGTATTTTGAAAAACAAACATATTAAACAAATCATTCCCCTTGCCGCCGAATTTGCATCCTATGTCTGCAGTATTCAAGGCGCATTAATTCAGGATTTGGAGGTATACCAAAAATTTAAAAGAAAATTGGAGAGATAA
- a CDS encoding CooT family nickel-binding protein, whose translation MCEANAYLVDKSGQESLLLEAVDKVEPEEEGIRLVSIFGEQKFIKGKIDSLSLVDHKVFIKPE comes from the coding sequence ATGTGTGAAGCCAATGCATATCTCGTGGACAAGAGTGGACAGGAGTCTCTGCTTCTAGAGGCGGTGGACAAAGTCGAACCCGAAGAAGAGGGGATTCGTTTGGTGTCTATTTTTGGTGAGCAGAAATTTATAAAAGGAAAGATTGATTCCCTGTCCTTGGTGGATCATAAGGTGTTTATCAAGCCTGAGTAG
- the tmk gene encoding dTMP kinase, whose protein sequence is MSLEKANKGRFVVFEGIDGSGKTTQVELLCKRMASTQASVLATCEPTDGPVGRLIRRMLSGTLPADQRTIASLFAADRTEHLMDPETGIRQMVDNGTIVVCDRYYFSSYAYHSQYMDMEWVIQANRLNADILKPDITLFIDVDPEICLKRLQTNRKHLEIYEKIDIMKQVRANYLAAFHRLKHQERVAVINGNDSVENIAKAVWDQVCLVI, encoded by the coding sequence GTGAGTTTGGAAAAAGCGAACAAAGGCAGGTTTGTAGTGTTTGAAGGAATTGACGGCTCGGGCAAAACCACCCAGGTCGAATTGCTCTGCAAGCGCATGGCGTCAACACAGGCATCGGTTCTTGCCACATGCGAACCCACCGACGGGCCGGTTGGGCGGCTTATCCGTCGGATGCTGTCCGGCACGCTTCCTGCGGATCAGCGAACCATTGCAAGCCTTTTTGCCGCAGACCGTACAGAGCATCTGATGGACCCTGAAACCGGTATCCGGCAGATGGTGGATAACGGTACAATCGTGGTGTGTGACAGGTATTATTTTTCTTCCTATGCTTATCACAGCCAGTATATGGATATGGAATGGGTGATCCAGGCCAATCGGCTCAATGCTGATATTTTAAAACCGGATATCACCCTGTTTATTGATGTGGACCCCGAAATCTGCCTGAAACGGCTTCAAACCAACAGAAAACATCTTGAAATCTATGAGAAAATAGATATCATGAAGCAAGTGCGGGCAAATTATTTGGCAGCGTTTCACCGCTTGAAGCACCAGGAGCGCGTGGCTGTAATAAATGGCAATGATTCTGTGGAAAACATAGCCAAAGCGGTCTGGGACCAAGTCTGCCTTGTAATTTAA
- a CDS encoding HAD-IIB family hydrolase, with protein MNHKGLYIQMFSIHGLIRSENMELGHDADTGGQIKYVIELGKALSKHKDVERVDLLTRLISDKACSDDYSRPIETVNEKFRIVRLQCGGKKYIRKELLWPFMDEYVDKTIKFIKSERKIPDIIHGHYPDAGYVAKELARFFGLPFIYTGHSLGKSKKQRLLNEGQKEGELNKKFKIDHRIFMEEQILKSADMIVTSTRQEINEQYGLYQNKGLPTYHVIPPGIDIEKFCPYYHETFANNEQKEASLFTRESLIKELRRFFRHPEKPIILALCRPDKRKNIEGLVKAYGEDYDLQAIANIAIFAGIRKDISQKADSERDVLTQMLLLIDKYNLYGKMAIPKKHDFEHEVPELYRIAARRSGVFVNSALVEPFGLTLLEALACGLPVVATNDGGPKDIIKNCQGGILVDPKDTKSIAKAIKEILVHPDTWSEFSKNGIMNTRKCYTWTSHVKTYVQKVKSLNKKYETLEMDVNEKRLNIGKRFSNLHHFIITDIDNTLLGGSDENLKQLMKLLKDNKRNIGFGVATGRVLKSALDILNANNIMTPDIIISGVGSEITYGESLYHDKGWENHISKNWNRDLIMSALENVDYLTKQPEKNQTAFKISYNMVPGKDHLPRLHHLLTKKRFRYTLIYSHEKYLDILPYRASKGKAIRYLSYKWEIPLKNLLICGDSGNDEEMLKGEPAGIVVGNYSSELEPLKNMKNIYFAQNNASGGIIEGINHYKFIQKAGGST; from the coding sequence ATGAATCATAAAGGCCTATATATTCAGATGTTCAGCATTCACGGCCTTATTCGATCTGAAAACATGGAACTTGGACACGATGCCGACACAGGCGGACAGATTAAATATGTCATAGAATTAGGCAAAGCGTTATCCAAACATAAAGATGTCGAGAGGGTCGATCTTTTGACGCGGTTGATTTCGGATAAAGCCTGTTCAGATGACTACAGTCGCCCCATTGAAACGGTCAATGAAAAATTTCGCATTGTCAGGCTTCAGTGCGGCGGGAAAAAATATATACGCAAAGAATTGTTGTGGCCATTTATGGACGAGTATGTGGATAAAACCATTAAATTCATTAAGAGCGAAAGAAAAATTCCGGACATTATTCACGGCCACTATCCGGATGCAGGGTATGTAGCCAAAGAGCTGGCCCGTTTTTTTGGATTACCCTTTATCTATACCGGCCATTCACTGGGCAAATCAAAGAAACAAAGACTGTTGAATGAAGGTCAAAAAGAAGGAGAGTTAAACAAAAAATTCAAAATTGACCACCGGATTTTCATGGAAGAGCAAATTTTGAAATCGGCAGATATGATTGTGACCAGTACCCGCCAGGAAATAAATGAACAATATGGCCTATACCAAAACAAAGGGCTGCCCACTTACCATGTTATTCCGCCAGGTATCGACATTGAAAAATTTTGCCCCTATTACCACGAAACATTTGCCAATAATGAACAAAAAGAGGCATCTTTGTTTACAAGAGAGTCTCTTATCAAGGAGCTACGTCGGTTTTTCAGACACCCAGAAAAACCGATAATACTTGCACTATGCCGACCCGATAAACGAAAAAACATTGAAGGCCTCGTCAAAGCGTATGGTGAAGATTATGATCTGCAGGCCATTGCCAACATTGCCATTTTTGCCGGCATCAGAAAGGATATATCCCAGAAAGCGGACAGCGAACGGGATGTGTTAACCCAAATGCTGCTGTTAATAGATAAGTACAACCTTTATGGGAAGATGGCCATTCCCAAAAAACATGACTTTGAACATGAAGTACCCGAGCTTTATCGTATTGCCGCCAGAAGAAGCGGTGTGTTCGTCAATTCCGCACTGGTGGAACCCTTTGGATTGACCCTTCTGGAAGCACTGGCATGCGGATTGCCGGTGGTGGCCACAAATGACGGGGGACCCAAAGATATTATTAAGAATTGTCAAGGCGGTATTCTGGTGGATCCCAAAGATACAAAGTCCATTGCAAAAGCCATTAAAGAAATTCTGGTACACCCTGACACATGGAGTGAATTTTCAAAAAACGGCATAATGAATACCCGTAAGTGTTACACCTGGACAAGCCATGTAAAAACATATGTTCAAAAAGTCAAATCCCTAAACAAAAAATACGAAACCCTGGAAATGGATGTCAACGAAAAGCGCTTAAATATTGGAAAACGATTCTCAAACCTCCATCATTTTATCATAACCGATATTGACAACACCCTATTGGGCGGCAGCGATGAAAACCTCAAGCAGTTGATGAAACTGCTTAAAGACAACAAAAGAAATATTGGTTTCGGTGTGGCCACAGGGCGTGTGCTTAAGTCGGCTTTGGATATTTTAAACGCAAATAATATCATGACCCCGGACATCATCATCTCAGGAGTAGGAAGTGAAATCACTTATGGTGAATCCTTATATCATGACAAAGGGTGGGAAAACCACATTTCCAAAAACTGGAATCGCGACCTGATCATGTCAGCCCTTGAAAATGTCGATTATCTGACAAAACAACCTGAAAAGAACCAAACAGCATTCAAAATTAGTTATAACATGGTGCCCGGTAAGGATCATCTACCCCGGTTGCATCATCTCCTGACCAAAAAACGATTCCGATATACGTTAATTTATTCCCATGAAAAATACCTGGATATCCTCCCTTACAGGGCCTCAAAAGGCAAAGCCATACGGTATCTGAGCTATAAATGGGAAATTCCTTTGAAAAATCTTCTGATCTGTGGAGACTCGGGAAATGATGAGGAGATGCTCAAGGGGGAACCAGCCGGTATTGTCGTAGGAAATTACAGCTCGGAACTTGAACCCTTAAAAAATATGAAAAACATATATTTTGCCCAAAATAACGCAAGTGGCGGTATCATCGAAGGAATTAATCACTATAAATTTATTCAAAAGGCCGGAGGATCGACATGA